One Solanum lycopersicum chromosome 4, SLM_r2.1 DNA window includes the following coding sequences:
- the LOC104646707 gene encoding probable ubiquitin-conjugating enzyme E2 23, whose translation MEDKDNADLDSQSGLEFDNNSDSDDVFDYFRMTKEDFDDASGRRFIHGDIVSSMSNPDNKLGQVVQINRFFGMFDSDDLYSFRDIPSNQLKRITKFAKGDLVVLTHWLGRVVYVSCDTTVKFENDDSLRTFRGGTGLYPRFPSWNISCDRPCPLHPGQQVMVAGKPCTVIDLVDRFVYVEWIANSECSGSPPPPDKQDPNSLTQVFSYLSTWKIGDVCKHVSYPEIVVLITDIRTFVDVSWQDGSTERNIPSTLLKPISDIGVHDFLVDQYVVWDNSEHLGVVKSVDHREKTTTVKWINRLNEDIISSSRLNRHHLFNYHLGNLVFRRITKEAENSDLSSFGSIIGFKDGNIEVAWDDGTTSMVQPQELHGVDRDDYGYKSDEYSSSSDEEVGDSLVVEIPDSNVDLLDFVDLQSVKCLNECHIHCISNALEKDYREFKGLNVESTADEQLLIYIPFKQPINLHSLIIGGLVEEGPKTVKLLANKTHFDVSDAIEATPRDAAILSEDNLRGKAVKLKQVKFQSVHSVTIFIEDNQYGSKLTRVQRIYLFGTSHF comes from the exons atGGAAGACAAAGATAATGCCGATTTAGACTCTCAGTCGGGCCTCGAATTTGACAATAACTCTGACTCTGATGACGTCTTTGACTATTTTCGCATGACGAAAGAAGATTTTGATGATGCGAGTGGAAGAAGATTTATACATGGCGACATTGTTTCTTCCATGTCTAATCCTGATAACAAACTTGGCCAAGTAGTTCAAATTAATCGGTTCTTTGGAATGTTTGATTCGGATGATCTCTACTCTTTTCGAGACATTCCATCTAACCAACTAAAGCGTATAACAAAATTTGCGAAAGGAGATTTGGTAGTCCTTACCCATTGGTTGGGTAGGGTAGTTTACGTTTCATGTGATACTACTGTTAAGTTCGAGAATGATGACTCTTTACGCACTTTTAGAGGAGGGACAGGTCTTTATCCACGTTTTCCTTCATGGAATATCTCATGTGACAGGCCTTGTCCACTACATCCTGGACAACAGGTGATGGTTGCGGGTAAACCATGTACAGTAATCGATCTGGTTGATAGATTTGTATATGTTGAATGGATCGCTAATTCTGAATGCAGTGGCTCCCCTCCCCCTCCCGATAAACAAGATCCTAACAGCTTGACACAAGTGTTTTCATATCTCTCGACTTGGAAAATAGGAGATGTATGCAAGCATGTGTCGTATCCTGAAATTGTTGTTCTAATCACTGACATTAGAACGTTTGTTGATGTGTCTTGGCAAGATGGGTCAACAGAAAGAAACATTCCATCAACTCTACTGAAGCCCATTTCTGATATAGGAGTTCATGACTTTTTAGTGGATCAATATGTTGTTTGGGATAATTCTGAACACTTGGGAGTCGTCAAATCTGTTGATCACAGGGAGAAAACCACAACGGTGAAGTGGATAAATCGCCTGAATGAGGATATCATTAGTTCTAGCCGCCTGAATCGGCACCATCTTTTTAACTATCACCTGGGTAATTTGGTTTTCCGCCGAATAacaaaagaagctgaaaattcTGATTTGTCCTCCTTTGGGAGTATAATTGGCTTCAAAGATGGCAACATTGAGGTTGCATGGGATGATGGTACTACATCTATG GTTCAACCTCAAGAACTTCATGGTGTTGATCGAGATGATTATGGGTATAAATCTGATGAATACTCATCCAGCAGCGATGAAGAAGTTGGGGACTCATTGGTTGTAGAAATTCCTGATTCCAAT GTTGATTTGTTGGACTTTGTGGACCTGCAGAGTGTTAAATGCCTTAATGAATGCCACATCCACTGTATTAGCAATGCCCTAGAAAAG GATTACAGAGAATTCAAGGGCTTGAACGTGGAGAGCACTGCAGATGAGCAGCTATTGATTTACATTCCTTTTAAGCAGCCTATCAATTTGCATTCACTGATTATTGGAGGACTTGTGGAGGAAG GTCCTAAAACTGTGAAGCTGTTGGCTAACAAGACGCACTTTGATGTCAG TGATGCTATTGAAGCCACTCCAAGGGACGCAGCAATTTTATCTGAAGATAATCTCAGG GGAAAAGCAGTTAAGTTGAAGCAAGTTAAGTTTCAAAGCGTTCACAG TGTGACTATTTTTATCGAGGACAATCAGTATGGTTCCAAACTTACAAGAGTTCAAAGAATTTATTTGTTTGGAACATC GCACTTCTGA
- the LOC101246335 gene encoding uncharacterized protein, with product MISLPFFRIFNHNNSQIPNLAIGKSQFTGVTMSSMPSTSAAATSSSSQFTYSNGTYFPTPFHLQQQPPQPYIGAAPPPVQLPVPSVYPAPAAIPGVYTLPQFQQAQQLFQRDAQTITPEALENVKAALASSEIEHKAEAKKKAVPRKAAGHSWEDPTLAEWPENDYRLFCGDLGNEVNDDVLSKAFSRFPTFNMAKVVRDKRTGKTRGYGFVSFSNPLDLAAALKEMNGKYVGNRPIKLRKSKWQERIDYEAVESHKNRSHKKPKQAKKGIFHK from the exons ATGATCTCTCTCCCGTTTTTCCGAATTTTCAATCACAATAATTCCCAAATCCCTAATTTAGCGATCGGAAAATCTCAATTCACCGGCGTTACGATGTCATCGATGCCTTCAACGTCGGCGGCAGCTACTTCATCGTCGTCGCAATTCACCTACTCGAACGGCACCTACTTTCCGACGCCTTTTCATCTCCAACAACAACCTCCTCAGCCCTACATAGGTGCTGCTCCTCCGCCCGTTCAACTTCCTGTTCCTTCCGTCTATCCTGCTCCTGCTGCTATTCCTGGCGTTTACACTTTGCCTCAGTTTCAACAA GCTCAACAGTTGTTCCAAAGAGACGCACAAACAATCACACCTGAAGCACTTGAAAATGTGAAAGCTGCACTTGCGAGCAGTGAAATTGAGCACAAAGCTGAGGCCAAGAAGAAAGCTGTACCGCGTAAGGCAGCAGGACATAGTTGGGAAGATCCTACTCTGGCAGAGTGGCCCGAAA ATGATTATCGTCTATTCTGTGGTGATCTCGGGAATGAGGTGAATGATGATGTCCTATCAAAAGCTTTTTCAAGGTTTCCAACTTTTAATATGGCCAAG GTTGTAAGAGACAAGCGGACTGGTAAGACCAGGGGATATGGATTTGTGAGTTTTTCCAATCCATTGGATCTTGCTGCGGCACTTAAAGAAATGAATG GAAAGTATGTTGGTAACCGGCCTATTAAACTTCGCAAGAGTAAGTGGCAAGAGAGAATTGACTATGAGGCTGTGGAAAGTCACAAG AACCGATCACATAAGAAACCAAAGCAAGCAAAGAAGGGTATATTTCACAAGTGA
- the LOC101246622 gene encoding probable ubiquitin-conjugating enzyme E2 23, with protein sequence MEGEDNAKLDSPPGLPVDNDSVSDNAGEELENDRGRMLRLGDFVAHISDLDKALGQVVQINQSFLLYDVKKLKPSQYIPSNQLKRVTKFLEGDMVVLNNWLGRVDFVLRDVTVRFMNGSLRTFKGGMGLQPHDDWDGLSLHLGQKVNVSPKRTCTITELVDGSVYVIWIISSDGNDDSPPLAKQDPDRLTQVFPFCSTWKIGNVCGHELSKSETEFLLGDVETSVDVTWQNGITEKNLPSSILKPISDLGVHDFFIGQYVVLDNSDGLGVVKSVDHKEKTTTVRWLNIPNEEIISSCQLNRLFNYHLGNLVLRRITREAENSHLSSFGNIIGFKDGNIEVTWADGTISMVQPQELHGVIDRDKYEDTDEFASNGIEQEVEEDALVVKVPEFKVDLLDFVDLRCVRCLNGSRIHCFNNALEKDYRELKGLTLESVADEQLLIYLPFYQPINLHSLVIGGLMEEGPKTVKLFANKRHFDISDAAKTTPRDTAILSEDNLRGVTVKVNQINFQRIHSLTIFIEDNQYGSELTRVQRLYLFGTLN encoded by the exons ATGGAAGGTGAAGATAATGCCAAGTTAGACTCTCCTCCGGGCCTTCCAGTTGACAATGACTCTGTATCGGACAATGCCGGTGAAGAATTGGAGAATGACAGGGGAAGAATGTTAAGACTGGGGGACTTTGTTGCTCACATTTCTGATCTAGACAAGGCACTTGGACAAGTAGTTCAAATAAATCAATCATTTCTTCTGTATGATGTGAAAAAGCTCAAGCCTTCGCAATACATTCCATCTAACCAACTGAAGCGTGTAACAAAATTCTTGGAGGGAGATATGGTAGTCCTTAACAATTGGTTGGGTAGGGTAGATTTTGTTCTCCGTGATGTTACTGTAAGGTTCATGAATGGATCTTTACGCACTTTTAAAGGAGGGATGGGTCTTCAGCCACATGATGATTGGGATGGTCTTTCACTACATCTTGGACAGAAGGTGAATGTTTCCCCGAAACGGACATGTACAATAACAGAACTGGTCGATGGATCAGTATATGTTATATGGATCATTAGTTCTGATGGCAATGACGACTCCCCTCCCCTTGCTAAACAAGATCCTGACAGGTTGACCCAAGTGTTTCCATTTTGCTCCACTTGGAAAATTGGAAATGTATGCGGGCATGAGCTTTCAAAATCTGAAACTGAATTTTTACTTGGTGATGTCGAAACTTCTGTTGATGTGACTTGGCAAAATGGGATAACTGAAAAGAACCTACCATCATCAATACTGAAACCCATTTCTGATCTTGGAGTTCACGATTTCTTCATCGGTCAATATGTGGTATTGGATAATTCTGATGGTTTGGGAGTCGTCAAATCTGTTGATCACAAGGAGAAAACCACAACAGTTAGATGGCTGAATATCCCAAATGAGGAAATCATTAGTTCTTGCCAGCTAAATCGACTTTTTAACTATCACCTGGGTAACTTGGTGTTGCGCCGAATAACAAGAGAAGCAGAAAATTCTCATTTGTCCTCCTTTGGGAATATAATTGGCTTCAAAGATGGCAACATTGAGGTTACATGGGCTGATGGTACTATCTCTATG GTTCAACCTCAAGAACTTCATGGTGTTATTGATCGAGATAAATATGAGGATACTGATGAATTTGCAAGCAACGGTATTGAACAGGAAGTTGAGGAGGATGCATTGGTTGTAAAAGTTCCCGAATTTAAA GTTGATTTGTTGGACTTTGTCGACCTGCGGTGTGTTCGCTGCCTTAATGGAAGCCGCATCCACTGTTTTAACAATGCCCTAGAAAAG gATTACAGAGAGTTGAAGGGCTTGACCTTGGAGAGCGTTGCAGATGAGCAGCTATTGATTTACTTACCTTTTTACCAGCCTATCAATTTGCATTCATTGGTTATTGGAGGACTCATGGAGGAAG GTCCTAAAACTGTGAAGCTGTTTGCTAACAAAAGGCACTTTGATATCAG TGATGCTGCTAAAACCACTCCGAGAGACACAGCAATTTTATCTGAAGATAATCTCAGG ggAGTAACAGTAAAGGtgaatcaaattaattttcaacGCATTCACAG TCTGACTATTTTTATCGAGGACAATCAGTATGGTTCCGAACTTACAAGAGTTCAAAGACTTTATTTGTTTGGAACATT GAACTAA